The Streptomyces uncialis genomic interval CAGCCGGGACGTACCGCGCCAGGACGGACGGCGGCGGTCGCGGAGTGAGCGGCGAGGGCGGCGAGGGCGTCCGGACCGGCGAAGACGTCCGGGCCGGCACCGCCCGCGACGCGACAACTCCGGCGCCCCGCACCACGGCTACAGCGGACGCGGCCCCGGACACACCCACCGCCGGAGGCGGCCCGGTCCACCGGGTCACGTCCGGCCCTCACCCCACCCCGGCAGCAGCCCCCAGCGCGCACCAGGCCGTCAGCGGCACCCCCGGCGCCGACGCCAGCCCACAGCCCACCCCGGGCCCGGGCGCCACCCGCACCACCACCGCAGCCACAACCGCCACAGCCACCGCAGCCACAACCGCCGCCGCAACCGCAACCGCCGCAACCGCCAAAGCGGAACTACGCTTCGGCGTGCTCGGCCCCGTGCGCGCGTGGCGCGGCGGGGAGGCCCTGCCGATGGGGTCCCCCCAGCAACGCGCCCTGCTCACCGCGCTGCTGCTCCGCGAGGGCCGGATGGCGACCGCCGCCCAGCTCATCGACGCCCTGTGGGGCGACGAACCCCCGTCCCAGGCGCTCGCCGCGATCCGCACGTACGCCTCCCGGCTGCGCAAGGCCCTCGGACCGGGGGTCCTGGTCAGCGAGGCGGGCGGGTACGCGGTCCGGATGCCGTCCGACGCGCTGGACCTCTCGTACGCGGAGGACCTGTCCGCCACCGCCGAGAAGGCCCGCAGCGAAGGCGATCTGCACCGCGCCCGGACCGTGCTGAACCAGGCGCTCGCCCGCTGGGACGGCGAGCCCCTCGCCGGTGTCCCCGGACCGTACGCCGCCACCCAGCGGACCCGGCTGGAGGAAATGCGGCTGCAACTCCTCGAAACCCGGCTCGACATGGACCTCGAACAGGGCTGCCACGCCGAGGCCGTGTCCGAGCTGACCGCCCTCACCGCCGCGCACCCCCTGCGGGAGCGGCTGCGGGAACTCCTCATGCTCGCGCTGTACCGCAGTGGACGGCAGGCCGAGGCGCTCGCCGTGTACGCCGACACCCGGCGGCTGCTCGCCGACGAGCTCGGTGTCGACCCGCGTCCCGGCCTCAGCGAACTCCAGCAGCGCATCCTCCAGGCCGACCCCGGCCTCGCGGAGCCGTCCGCCCCGGCCGCTGAACCGGCCGTCACCCTCGTACGTCCCGCCCAGCTCCCGGCGACCGTCCCGGACTTCACCGGACGGGCGTCGTTCGTCTCGGAACTGAGCGACGTACTGTCCACCGCCGAGGGCCGGGTGATGGCCGTGTCCGCCGTCGCGGGCATAGGCGGGGTCGGCAAGACCACGCTCGCCGTGCATGTCGCCCACCGCTCCCGTACCCGCTTCCCCGACGGTCAGCTGTACGTCGACCTCCAGGGCGCGGGCCCCCGGGCCGCCGAACCCGAAGCAGTCCTCGGGGCGTTCCTGCGGGCCCTCGGCACCCCGGACACGGCGATCCCCGAGACCCTGGAGGAGCGCGCCGCGCTGTTCAGGTCCATGCTCGACGGGCGCCGCATCCTGATTCTCCTCGACAACGCGCGGGACGCCGCGCAGGTACGGCCGCTGCTGCCGGGCACCGAGGGGTGCGCCTCGCTGATCACCTCCCGGGTGCGGATGGTGGATCTCGCGGGCGCCCATCTGGTCGACCTCGACGTGATGTCGCCGGAGGAAGCGCTTCAGCTGTTCACGCGGATCGTGGGGGCGGAACGCGTCGCGGCGGAACGCGAGTCCGCGCTGGACGTGGTCGCCGCGTGCGGATTCCTGCCGCTCGCCATCCGGATCGCCGCGTCCCGGCTCGCCGCGCGCCGCACCTGGACCGTCTCCGTCCTCGCCGCGAAGCTCGCCGACGAGCGGCGCAGGCTGGACGAGCTCCAGGCCGGTGACCTCGCGGTGAAGGCGACCTTCGAACTCGGCTACGGCCAGCTCGAACCGAACCAGGCGCGCGCCTTCCGGCTGCTCGGTCTCGCCGACGGTCCGGACCTCTCGCTGGCCGCGGCGGCGGCTGTCCTCGATCTCCCCCAGGACGACACCGAGGACCTCCTCGAAGCCCTCGTCGACACCTCGCTGCTGGAGTCCGCCGCGCCGGGCCGCTACCGCTTCCACGACCTCGTCCGCCTCTACGCGCGGGCGTGCGCCGAACGCGACGAGCAGCCGAACGCCGAGCCGCCGGCCGCCCTGACCAGGCTCCTCGACTTCTATCTGGCCACCGCCGCCGGGGTGTACGGCCTGGAGCGGCCCGGTGACCGCACGGTCGACCATCTGGCACCGACCTCGTACCCCGGGCTGCGGTTCACCGACAGCCGGGCCGCCCTGGACTGGCTGTACGCCGAGGCCGACTGCCTGCTGGCCGCCGTCCGGCAGGCCGGCCAGTCCGGTGCCCTGCGCAGGGCGGTGGACCTGCTGCTCGCGGCGAAGGACCTCGCGGAGACGGGCGTCAGCGCCCGGCGCTACGAGGCCGCCGCGACCGCCGTGCGGGACGCGGCGGCGGCC includes:
- a CDS encoding AfsR/SARP family transcriptional regulator: MGSPQQRALLTALLLREGRMATAAQLIDALWGDEPPSQALAAIRTYASRLRKALGPGVLVSEAGGYAVRMPSDALDLSYAEDLSATAEKARSEGDLHRARTVLNQALARWDGEPLAGVPGPYAATQRTRLEEMRLQLLETRLDMDLEQGCHAEAVSELTALTAAHPLRERLRELLMLALYRSGRQAEALAVYADTRRLLADELGVDPRPGLSELQQRILQADPGLAEPSAPAAEPAVTLVRPAQLPATVPDFTGRASFVSELSDVLSTAEGRVMAVSAVAGIGGVGKTTLAVHVAHRSRTRFPDGQLYVDLQGAGPRAAEPEAVLGAFLRALGTPDTAIPETLEERAALFRSMLDGRRILILLDNARDAAQVRPLLPGTEGCASLITSRVRMVDLAGAHLVDLDVMSPEEALQLFTRIVGAERVAAERESALDVVAACGFLPLAIRIAASRLAARRTWTVSVLAAKLADERRRLDELQAGDLAVKATFELGYGQLEPNQARAFRLLGLADGPDLSLAAAAAVLDLPQDDTEDLLEALVDTSLLESAAPGRYRFHDLVRLYARACAERDEQPNAEPPAALTRLLDFYLATAAGVYGLERPGDRTVDHLAPTSYPGLRFTDSRAALDWLYAEADCLLAAVRQAGQSGALRRAVDLLLAAKDLAETGVSARRYEAAATAVRDAAAAAGDTWVESRARTTLAQVHSTAGRFARADEEAARALPPARTAHDPWVSSNAPNERGIIALYEGRHEDGERHLGESIAAFRADGNRPGEASALCNLSRIHLAGGRTESAVRLAGQGVAIYDQLGLTLRLANGRYALGMALTQAGRLPDALDQLTGALAVFRASRQRLWEGMSLFRLAEAHLAGDRPAQTAVLAEQALIALRQIGGEWRRGNVLTLLGRALARLGQSDRARACWSEALAIYEELGSSEATEVRALLAPMAAA